The Triticum urartu cultivar G1812 chromosome 6, Tu2.1, whole genome shotgun sequence genome includes the window GTGGCGGTTTCAGCCTTCTTGATGGACTTCTCGGCAGCAGCTATGCGAGCATCTGCCAAGGTACCGGCAGCTTCTTTCCTGCTAGGGGAGGTAGAAGAACTTGTACCAGCTACTTGCTGAGAAATGACACCATACTTTGATGCAGCAGCGGTAGACTTGGCTGCAGCTTGCTTGGCAGCCGCGGCCTCTTTAGGTGTGGTAGCGGTTTCAGCCTTCTTGGTGAACATCTTAGCAGCATCAGTGTTGCCTTCTTTCCTATTGGGGGAGGTAGAAGAACTTGTACCAGCTGCTTTCCGAGAGATGGCACCATACTTTAATGCATTGTCAACAGACTTTGCTGCGTCTCGCTTGGCAGCCACGACCTTTGCAGGTGTCTTGGCGGTTTCGGCCTTCTTGATGGACTTCTCGGCGGCGGCATAGTGTGCGGCGGCTAAAGTATTGGCTGCTTCTTTCCTGCCTAGGGAGGTAGAAGAACCTTTACCATTTGCCTGCTGAGAGATGGCATTGTACTTTAATGCAGCAGAAGCAGATTTTGCTCCATCTTGCTTGGCAGCTGCGGCCTCTTCTGGTGTGGTGGCGCTTTCAGCCTTCTTGATGGACTTCTCGGCGGCAACAACACGTGTAGCTGCTAAGGTAGCGTCAACCCCTTTCCTGCTGGGGGTAGCCATCTTCAATGTGTTCTCCTCCGCAACGCCATAGGTCTCGGCTGGGCCTGTGGGCGCCCACCCCCCCATGGTGGGGTGCGCCACCGCCACAATGGTGGTGAGAAATAACATGGCCATGACATTCTTTCTGTTGGCCATTAGTAATTTCTCAAGTGGTATGTTAGGCGCGCGGAGGATTTGAAATGGTGGAGACACATGATTCATAGAGGTGATAGGCTTTTATAGAGACAATGTGAGGTCAGGAAATCTCTCCCATGAATGTGAGGTCATAAGGGGTCAAC containing:
- the LOC125513638 gene encoding antifreeze protein Maxi-like, whose product is MANRKNVMAMLFLTTIVAVAHPTMGGWAPTGPAETYGVAEENTLKMATPSRKGVDATLAATRVVAAEKSIKKAESATTPEEAAAAKQDGAKSASAALKYNAISQQANGKGSSTSLGRKEAANTLAAAHYAAAEKSIKKAETAKTPAKVVAAKRDAAKSVDNALKYGAISRKAAGTSSSTSPNRKEGNTDAAKMFTKKAETATTPKEAAAAKQAAAKSTAAASKYGVISQQVAGTSSSTSPSRKEAAGTLADARIAAAEKSIKKAETATRPEEAASAKKDAAKSEADAMKYGAISQQAAGKNGA